One Anolis carolinensis isolate JA03-04 chromosome 4, rAnoCar3.1.pri, whole genome shotgun sequence DNA window includes the following coding sequences:
- the ankrd45 gene encoding ankyrin repeat domain-containing protein 45 isoform X2 encodes MESVEETVDPAKQSDLKDLKSEEKLAYFNPLLRAALNSDIEEVQHIFEDPEDPDHEKATELITEKDIVGRGLLYAICMAGKNDVVRTVARYGVDLKEKTVRGYTLLHCAAAWGQLETLKTLIDLEADIYATTFRGEKARDIACRYEKMECVEFLDWAEAKQNLRNFISQIQTTVTDPEKVLGRLNKEDKSTSLKACQAKIDWIENAKEPTMQDFLDQKQQLEDIMLPVFTKLAGPPNPQSKARISSSKE; translated from the exons ATGGAATCAGTGGAAGAAACAGTAGACCCAGCAAAGCAAAGTGACCTCAAGGATTTGAAATCTGAAGAAAAACTAGCATACTTCAATCCTCTCCTGAGAGCTGCCTTAAACAGTGATATAGAGGAAGTACAACACATTTTTGAGGATCCAGAAGATCCTGATCATGAAAAGGCTACTGAGTTGATAACGGAAAAGGATATTGTAGGGAGAGGCCTGCTGTATGCAATTTGTATGGCTGGGAAGAATGATGTTGTCCGGACAGTGGCAAGATATGGGGTTGATCTGAAAGAAAAGACAGTCAGAG GTTATACACTTCTCCATTGTGCTGCAGCCTGGGGTCAACTAGAGACTTTGAAAACTCTTATAGATCTGGAAGCAGATATTTATGCAACTACTTTCCGTGGTGAGAAGGCCAGAGATATTGCTTGTCGTTATGAGAAGATGGAGTGTGTTGAATTCTTGGACTGGGCAG aAGCCAAGCAGAATTTACGAAACTTTATCTCTCAAATCCAGACCACAGTTACAGATCCTGAGAAAGTTCTGGGGAGACTTAATAAAGAAGATAAG agTACATCTCTCAAGGCTTGCCAGGCCAAGATTGATTGGATTGAAAATGCTAAGGAGCCTACCATGCAAGATTTCTTGGATCAGAAACAACAACTGGAGGACATCATGCTTCCTGTTTTCACAAAGTTGGCCGGACCCC
- the ankrd45 gene encoding ankyrin repeat domain-containing protein 45 isoform X1, whose product MESVEETVDPAKQSDLKDLKSEEKLAYFNPLLRAALNSDIEEVQHIFEDPEDPDHEKATELITEKDIVGRGLLYAICMAGKNDVVRTVARYGVDLKEKTVRGYTLLHCAAAWGQLETLKTLIDLEADIYATTFRGEKARDIACRYEKMECVEFLDWAEAKQNLRNFISQIQTTVTDPEKVLGRLNKEDKVAYADITLCIVKGFSACPIINIQVHLSRLARPRLIGLKMLRSLPCKISWIRNNNWRTSCFLFSQSWPDPQTHKARHVFPQARNEKI is encoded by the exons ATGGAATCAGTGGAAGAAACAGTAGACCCAGCAAAGCAAAGTGACCTCAAGGATTTGAAATCTGAAGAAAAACTAGCATACTTCAATCCTCTCCTGAGAGCTGCCTTAAACAGTGATATAGAGGAAGTACAACACATTTTTGAGGATCCAGAAGATCCTGATCATGAAAAGGCTACTGAGTTGATAACGGAAAAGGATATTGTAGGGAGAGGCCTGCTGTATGCAATTTGTATGGCTGGGAAGAATGATGTTGTCCGGACAGTGGCAAGATATGGGGTTGATCTGAAAGAAAAGACAGTCAGAG GTTATACACTTCTCCATTGTGCTGCAGCCTGGGGTCAACTAGAGACTTTGAAAACTCTTATAGATCTGGAAGCAGATATTTATGCAACTACTTTCCGTGGTGAGAAGGCCAGAGATATTGCTTGTCGTTATGAGAAGATGGAGTGTGTTGAATTCTTGGACTGGGCAG aAGCCAAGCAGAATTTACGAAACTTTATCTCTCAAATCCAGACCACAGTTACAGATCCTGAGAAAGTTCTGGGGAGACTTAATAAAGAAGATAAG GTGGCATATGCGGATATAACCCTATGCATTGTGAAAGGCTTCTCTGCATGCCCAATAATTAATATTCA agTACATCTCTCAAGGCTTGCCAGGCCAAGATTGATTGGATTGAAAATGCTAAGGAGCCTACCATGCAAGATTTCTTGGATCAGAAACAACAACTGGAGGACATCATGCTTCCTGTTTTCACAAAGTTGGCCGGACCCC
- the ankrd45 gene encoding ankyrin repeat domain-containing protein 45 isoform X3, producing MATGLLFDHVPEASSPDVSPTSMAGILRGCEVCWKLGYTLLHCAAAWGQLETLKTLIDLEADIYATTFRGEKARDIACRYEKMECVEFLDWAEAKQNLRNFISQIQTTVTDPEKVLGRLNKEDKVAYADITLCIVKGFSACPIINIQVHLSRLARPRLIGLKMLRSLPCKISWIRNNNWRTSCFLFSQSWPDPQTHKARHVFPQARNEKI from the exons ATGGCTACTGGGTTGCtgtttgaccatgttccagaagcatcctctcctgatgtttcgcccacatctatggcaggcatcctcaggggttgtgaggtctgttggaaactag GTTATACACTTCTCCATTGTGCTGCAGCCTGGGGTCAACTAGAGACTTTGAAAACTCTTATAGATCTGGAAGCAGATATTTATGCAACTACTTTCCGTGGTGAGAAGGCCAGAGATATTGCTTGTCGTTATGAGAAGATGGAGTGTGTTGAATTCTTGGACTGGGCAG aAGCCAAGCAGAATTTACGAAACTTTATCTCTCAAATCCAGACCACAGTTACAGATCCTGAGAAAGTTCTGGGGAGACTTAATAAAGAAGATAAG GTGGCATATGCGGATATAACCCTATGCATTGTGAAAGGCTTCTCTGCATGCCCAATAATTAATATTCA agTACATCTCTCAAGGCTTGCCAGGCCAAGATTGATTGGATTGAAAATGCTAAGGAGCCTACCATGCAAGATTTCTTGGATCAGAAACAACAACTGGAGGACATCATGCTTCCTGTTTTCACAAAGTTGGCCGGACCCC